Proteins encoded in a region of the Candidatus Methylomirabilota bacterium genome:
- a CDS encoding dienelactone hydrolase family protein translates to MTRGSLVGVLLCAAVAGGCAGSISFENATPKTPERVEGRLVKPGGSGPFPALVLLHGCHGVSPQVYAWARWLADRGYVAFVVDSFGPRKEPADCKDDPSPGAMPNTARFDDAIGALRYLQSRPFVVPDRVASFGWSQGGQYAMSVINGPTLERARARGVPLPPVGFAAGIAMYPGGCRDYAKELVVRPLLLLIGGSDDWTPPQYCREMAANVRARGADVTLVEYKGAYHYFDVVGQRKEVLKDIEQPFTRGSYGVTVAYDPEAAADAQRQVEAFLARVLKGARPR, encoded by the coding sequence ATGACGCGAGGATCCCTCGTCGGAGTCCTTTTGTGCGCCGCCGTCGCCGGCGGCTGCGCCGGGTCCATCTCCTTCGAGAACGCGACCCCGAAGACGCCGGAGCGCGTCGAGGGGCGTCTCGTCAAGCCGGGCGGGTCCGGGCCTTTTCCCGCGCTCGTCCTTCTTCACGGCTGCCACGGCGTCTCCCCGCAGGTCTACGCCTGGGCGCGCTGGCTTGCCGACCGGGGCTACGTCGCCTTCGTTGTAGACAGCTTTGGGCCGCGCAAGGAGCCGGCGGACTGCAAGGACGACCCGAGCCCCGGCGCCATGCCCAACACCGCGCGCTTCGACGATGCGATCGGCGCCTTGCGGTATCTGCAGTCCCGGCCGTTCGTTGTTCCGGATCGGGTCGCGTCGTTCGGCTGGTCACAGGGGGGACAGTACGCCATGTCGGTCATCAACGGGCCGACCCTCGAGCGCGCCCGCGCGCGGGGGGTCCCGCTGCCGCCGGTGGGATTTGCCGCCGGCATCGCCATGTACCCGGGCGGATGCCGCGACTACGCCAAGGAGCTGGTCGTGAGACCCCTGCTCCTTCTAATCGGCGGCTCAGACGACTGGACGCCGCCCCAATACTGCCGCGAGATGGCGGCGAACGTGAGGGCGCGCGGCGCCGACGTGACGCTCGTCGAGTACAAGGGCGCCTACCACTACTTCGACGTGGTCGGCCAGCGGAAGGAGGTGCTCAAGGACATCGAGCAGCCGTTCACGCGGGGCAGCTACGGCGTGACCGTCGCGTACGATCCCGAGGCGGCGGCCGACGCCCAGCGGCAGGTCGAGGCCTTCCTGGCGCGGGTCCTCAAGGGCGCGCGGCCGCGCTGA